DNA from Desulfarculus baarsii DSM 2075:
TGCTTGTCGACGCTCACCGTGCCGTTGCCGTCGAACAGGCCGCGCAGCTCCACGCGGTTGGCCGTGACCCAGCGGCGATAGGGCTTGCGCCGGCAGATGTGGGCCTTGACCTCCTCGTCGCCCAGCAGGCGGCCCTGCTCGGTGTCGACCATGATCATCTTGCCGGGGCTGAGCCGACCCTTTTTGGCGACGTTGTCGGCGGCGATGTCCAGAACGCCCACCTCCGAGGCCATGACGATGAAGCCGTCGTTGCTGACGACGTAGCGCGCCGGGCGCAGGCCGTTGCGGTCGAGGGTGGCGCAGACCCGCACGCCGTCGGTGGCCACCAGGGCGGCCGGGCCGTCCCAGGGCTCCATGAACATGGCGTGGTATTCGTAAAAGGCCCGGCGGTCGTTGCCCATGTAGTATTTGACGCCCCAGGCCTCGGGGACCATCATCATCATGGCGTGGGGCAGGCTGCGGCCGGTGAGCACCAGAAGCTCGAGCATGTTGTCGAAACAGGCGCTGTCCGAGCCGCTTTCGATGATGATCGGCAGAATCTCGCGCAGATCCTGGCCCAGGGCCTCGTGGCTGAGGGTGCTGTAGCGGGCGCGCATGTTGTTGATGTTGCCGCGCAGGGTGTTGATCTCGCCGTTGTGGCCCAAAAAGCGAAACGGCTGGGCCAAGTCCCAGGTGGGGAAGGTGTTGGTGCTGTAGCGCTGGTGGACCACGGCCAGGGCGCTTTTCATGCTGGGGCTGGCCAGGTCGGGGTAGAACCTGGGCACCTGGTGGGCCAGCATCATGCCCTTGTAGCAGATGGTGCGGCTGCTGAGGGTGTTGATGTGGAACATGGCCACGCCATCGGCGCTGGAGGCCTTGACGCGCTTTTCCACCTTGCGGCGGATGACGAACAAGCGCAGCTCGAAGGCGTCCTGGCCCTCCTCGGGGCCGCTGATGAAGACCTGCTTGACGTCGGGACAGTTGGCCCGGGCCGTCTGGCCGACGGTGGAGCGGTCGTGGGGCACGTCGCGCCAGCCCAGAACCACGCAGTCTTTCTTGCGAGCCTCGTCCTCGAAGATCTCCATGCATTCGCGGCTGGCGAAGCGGTCGGTGGGCATGAAGACCATGCCCACGGCGTAGCGGCCCGCCGGCGGCAACTCGAAGCCCAGGCCGGCGTCGGGGCCGCGGAAAAATTCATCGGGCACCTGGAACAACAGACCCGCGCCGTCGCCGGTGTCGGGATCGCTACCCACCGCGCCGCGATGGGTCAGGTTGATCAGCACCGAGATGCCTTTGTCGATGATGTCGCGGGTTTTGGCGCCATTGATGTTGGCGACGAAACCGACGCCGCAGGCATCGTGCTCGAACGAGGGGTCGTAGAGCCCGGCCTTGGGCGGCAGTCCGCCACGCCGGGGTTGATGGCTATCGTCCTTGGGTTGTCCAGGCGTCATCGTGCTTGCAGTCCTTAGCGCTGACCGCCGCTGCCGGCGGCGTATTTGGTTGTGTTCCGGGGCGGTTGGCGCGCCCGGCGGCCCTAGCGGCCCGAAAGCGCGGCCCAGAGATTGCCGTAAATCCGCTGGGCGTGCTGGTTCATTATTTTACCTTGATCGGCCCAGCCAGGCGCGATTTCCTGGCGCTGGGCCGGGTTTTCGTACCACTGGTCGACGATGGCCGCGTCGACCTCCACGTGGAATTGCAGGGCGTGGCCCCGGCCGAAGCGAAAGGCCTGGTGGGGGCAGCGCTCCGAGGCGGCCAGCAACTCCGCGCCGGCGGGGATGTGAAACATGTCGTTGTGCCACTGCAACACCCAGGGGCGCTCGTCCAGCCCGGCCAAGAGGGGATCGGCCAGGCCGGCCGGGGTCAGCTCGATCTGAAACCAGCCCACTTCCGGCCGCGGCGAACGCGTCACCGGCGCGCCCAGGGCCTTGGCCATGAGCTGGGATCCCAGGCACACGCCGAGCACCGGCCGGCCGGCCAACAGGGCCCGGCGCAGCAGGGCAGTCTCGGCGGCCAGCCAGGGGTGCTCGGCTTCGTCGTAGACGTTCATGGGCCCGCCCATGCTGACGATCAGGCCATAGCCGGCGTCGTCGGCCGGCAAGGCCTGGCCGGCGTAAAGATGGCGCACGTCCAGGGCGCAACCCTTGTCGGCCAGAAAAGCGCCCAGCGTGCCCGCCGGCTCGGCCGGATGATGCTGCAAAATCAAGACGTTCATTGACCCTCCCAGCCCGGGCGGTAGCGGTTGGTGATGGGCAGACGCCGGTCGCGGCCAAAGGCCTTGG
Protein-coding regions in this window:
- a CDS encoding type 1 glutamine amidotransferase; translation: MNVLILQHHPAEPAGTLGAFLADKGCALDVRHLYAGQALPADDAGYGLIVSMGGPMNVYDEAEHPWLAAETALLRRALLAGRPVLGVCLGSQLMAKALGAPVTRSPRPEVGWFQIELTPAGLADPLLAGLDERPWVLQWHNDMFHIPAGAELLAASERCPHQAFRFGRGHALQFHVEVDAAIVDQWYENPAQRQEIAPGWADQGKIMNQHAQRIYGNLWAALSGR